Proteins encoded within one genomic window of Komagataella phaffii GS115 chromosome 3, complete sequence:
- a CDS encoding Dynamin-related GTPase: MSALKDLIPVVNKLQDIVTTTNLTELDLPLLTIIGSQSAGKSSVLENIVGKDFLPRGTGIVTRRPLILQLINIQPDDPLVYQNSSSSGPGYPESSDVAEEPTLEDHLRKNADPSGADDQSPVAEWGQFLHLPGKRFYNFQEIRREIEAETARIAGKNKGISRVPINLKIYSPNVLNLTMVDLPGLTKIPIGDQPTDIERQIKNLILEYIARPNAIILAVSPANVDLVNSEALKLARQVDPQGKRTIGVLSKVDLMDHGTNALDILTGKVYPLKLGFIGVVNRSQQDISVNKALFDSLRAEEEFFQSHAAYRNIANRCGTKYLARVLNQTLMNHIRERLPDIKAKLNTLMGQTEQELASYGDMGSVSESNKGGLILQLMTKFATNFVNSIEGNSSSVSTKELCGGARIYSIYNDVFGSSLLSINPTASLSVSDIRTAIRNSTGPRPSLFVPELAFDLLVKPQIKLLEGPSHRCVELVYEELMKICHNCGSPELGRYPKLQAKLIEVISDLLRERLGPTTQYVESLIDIHRAYINTNHPNFVGAAAAMTSVVEERKKQKEESMRIKTREEKKKSTETGSASSPDSPKELLLENGSTNSSVSQLIEKHRKSSDSVHGDDSRHAQQQNGDNKESFLNFFFGKDSQQENQQQQLHQNKPATRPFQFAEDSETLHFSNEPEAQTAIQRMDALNLHKDTEAHLSEREQLECELIRRLIDSYFDIVREMIQDQVPKAVMCLLVNYTKECVQNRLVSKLYKESMFDELLFEDENLAQEREKCQKLLNTYKEASEIINEVI, translated from the coding sequence ATGTCTGCCTTGAAAGATCTTATTCCAGTTGTCAACAAGTTGCAGGACATAGtcacaacaacaaacttGACTGAGCTAGACCTTCCCCTATTGACGATTATAGGCTCCCAATCCGCAGGTAAATCATCTGTTTTGGAGAATATCGTTGGTAAAGACTTTTTACCCAGAGGAACCGGAATCGTTACCAGAAGGCCTTTGATTCTTCAGTTGATCAACATTCAGCCTGATGATCCATTAGTTTACCAAAACTCCTCCTCTTCTGGCCCAGGATACCCAGAAAGCTCTGATGTCGCTGAAGAGCCTACACTAGAGGATCACCTAAGAAAGAACGCCGATCCATCCGGTGCGGATGACCAATCACCAGTTGCAGAATGGGGCCAATTTCTCCACTTGCCAGGGAAACGTTTCTACAACTTTCAAGAGATCCGAAGAGAAATTGAGGCTGAAACAGCCAGAATAGCAGGCAAGAACAAAGGAATCAGTAGAGTCCCtatcaatttgaaaatttaTTCGCCAAATGTGTTGAATCTAACCATGGTTGATCTTCCGGGTTTGACCAAGATTCCCATAGGTGATCAGCCAACAGACATTGAAAGGCAgatcaaaaacttgattttGGAATATATTGCTAGACCAAATGCAATCATCCTTGCTGTATCCCCAGCAAATGTTGACCTGGTTAACAGTGAAGCCTTGAAGTTAGCGAGACAAGTAGATCCCCAAGGTAAGAGAACAATCGGTGTTCTCTCCAAGGTTGACCTGATGGATCATGGGACCAATGCCCTGGACATTCTTACTGGAAAGGTGTACCCACTAAAACTGGGATTCATAGGAGTAGTCAACCGATCACAACAGGACATTTCTGTCAACAAAGCACTCTTCGATAGTTTaagagctgaagaagagtttttccaatctcATGCTGCGTACAGGAATATTGCAAACAGATGCGGAACCAAGTATTTGGCCAGAGTCCTCAATCAGACTTTGATGAACCACATTAGAGAAAGATTGCCTGATATCAAGGCTAAATTAAACACCTTGATGGGTCAAACTGAACAAGAGCTTGCATCGTATGGAGATATGGGTTCAGTTTCTGAGTCGAACAAAGGTGGCCTTATTCTGCAGTTGATGACAAAGTTCGCAACTAATTTTGTAAACTCAATTGAGGGAAATTCCTCTTCTGTCAGTACAAAAGAACTATGTGGAGGTGCAAGGATATATTCCATTTACAATGATGTTTTTGGAAGTTCTTTGTTGAGTATTAATCCAACTGCTAGTTTATCAGTGAGCGATATTAGAACTGCAATTCGGAACTCTACTGGTCCCAGACCTTCCCTCTTTGTCCCAGAACTGGCATTTGACCTCTTGGTTAAACCCCAAATCAAGCTTTTAGAGGGCCCATCACACAGGTGCGTAGAACTGGTGTATGAAGAACTAATGAAGATTTGCCACAATTGTGGTTCTCCTGAACTTGGTCGTTACCCAAAGTTGCAGGCTAAACTGATTGAGGTGATATCTGACCTGCTCAGAGAAAGGCTAGGACCAACCACCCAATACGTTGAAAGTCTCATTGATATCCACAGGGCTTACATCAACACAAACCATCCTAACTTTGTTGGCGCTGCTGCCGCTATGACCAgtgttgttgaagaaagaaaaaagcaaaaggaaGAAAGTATGAGAATTAAAACACgagaagagaagaagaagtcaacTGAAACTGGTTCTGCTTCGAGTCCAGATTCGCCTAAAgaattgttgttggaaaatGGTTCTACTAACAGTTCTGTCAGTCAACTTATTGAAAAGCATCGCAAATCGAGTGACTCTGTTCATGGAGATGATTCTCGTCATGCTCAACAGCAGAATGGGGATAACAAGGAGTCTTTCTtaaactttttctttgggaaAGATTCGCAGCAGGAGAACCAGCAGCAACAGTTACATCAAAATAAACCAGCTACCAGGCCATTTCAATTCGCAGAAGACAGTGAAACGTTGCACTTTTCCAATGAGCCAGAGGCTCAAACCGCTATTCAGCGTATGGATGCTCTAAATCTCCATAAGGATACCGAAGCTCATCTATCCGAGCGAGAACAATTGGAGTGTGAGTTAATCAGACGCTTGATAGATTCATATTTTGACATTGTCAGAGAGATGATTCAAGATCAGGTCCCAAAGGCAGTTATGTGTCTTTTGGTAAACTACACTAAGGAGTGTGTTCAAAACAGGTTAGTTTCGAAGCTCTATAAAGAGTCCATGTTTGATGAGTTACTCTTCGAAGATGAGAACTTGGctcaagaaagagaaaaatgtCAGAAGTTACTAAACACTTACAAGGAAGCCAGTGAAATCATCAACGAAGTAATCTAG